In Cervus elaphus chromosome 29, mCerEla1.1, whole genome shotgun sequence, a single window of DNA contains:
- the FAM205C gene encoding protein FAM205C isoform X3: MRPLPVPPAQWLSRSVLPPAPAWGARRHSRKEADKPWELLSIMRSRGWLPQEGSVRRLLCADPCCQTCNSVALEIQQLISGETTLTTPTSSGPSQGSSCLEVLSMSSLSFDQSQDSLPFKQLSLPSATRTVSRLTTQKSVTQSAAKSATKPAAKSASAISIRQYWAGHQQLRQECRGPELPLDAGALSSSSLEEPRIPVNQHVKKKSNSEGILKKQEAVEADLRNKLKHFTDWINPNTKDQGHKECILRCKNEKVAKTKTKKAEKSPPPTRRPMKGAKLEKEEGFFDALQCLDSEFQRQSVQSVQSGQSCFLPLSSGSSKRSPLLTHATQPENPSQVSMCTSAEGTRLPQESTQSRKKELRGSQTSASS; the protein is encoded by the exons CTAGGAGACATTCCCGGAAAGAAGCTGACAAGCCGTGGGAGCTGCTTTCGATCATGCGAAG CCGGGGCTGGCTCCCTCAGGAGGGGAGTGTGCGGCGGCTCCTGTGTGCAGACCCTTGCTGCCAAACCTGCAACTCTGTGGCTCTGGAGATTCAGCAGCTGATATCGGGTGAGACGACTCTGACCACCCCGACTTCATCGGGGCCATCGCAGGGCTCCTCGTGCCTAGAGGTTTTGTCCATGTCCAGTCTCTCTTTTGATCAGAGTCAGGATTCCCTGCCCTTCAAACAGCTTTCACTTCCATCAGCAACCCGCACAGTGTCACGACTAACAACTCAGAAATCCGTAACCCAGTCAGCTGCCAAGTCAGCCACTAAGCCAGCCGCCAAGTCTGCCAGCGCAATCAGCATCCGCCAATACTGGGCTGGTCACCAGCAGCTGAGGCAGGAGTGTCGAGGGCCAGAGTTGCCCTTGGATGCAGGAGCTCTGTCTTCTTCGAGCCTTGAGGAGCCTAGGATTCCTGTGAACCAGCATGTCAAGAAGAAGAGCAACTCTGAAGGTATTCTGAAGAAACAAG AAGCTGTAGAAGCCGACCTGAGAAATAAGCTGAAGCATTTTACAGACTGGATTAACCCTAACACGAAAGATCAAGGGCATAAGGAATGCATTCTCCGCTGTAAGAATGAGAAAGTGGCCAAAACCAAGACAAAAAAGGCTGAGAAGAGTCCACCTCCCACCAGACGCCCCATGAAGGGAGCTAAGTTGGAGAAGGAGGAGGGCTTCTTTGACGCGCTCCAGTGCCTGGACAGTGAGTTCCAGCGACAGTCCGTGCAGTCCGTGCAGTCCGGCCAGTCCTGTTTCCTGCCCCTCTCCAGTGGCAGCTCCAAGCGCAGTCCTCTGCTGACTCATGCCACTCAGCCAGAAAATCCATCCCAAGTCTCAATGTGCACCTCAGCAGAAGGCACTCGTCTACCCCAGGAGAGTACCCAGTCCAGGAAGAAGGAGCTCAGAGGTTCCCAGACTTCTGCATCCTCCTGA
- the FAM205C gene encoding protein FAM205C isoform X2, which translates to MMLSPTFILWDVGYPFYTYGSIIIIALIIWQVKKKHQDLKLQPNRNCCRRHQKVKQRTKEKTPRARRHSRKEADKPWELLSIMRSRGWLPQEGSVRRLLCADPCCQTCNSVALEIQQLISGETTLTTPTSSGPSQGSSCLEVLSMSSLSFDQSQDSLPFKQLSLPSATRTVSRLTTQKSVTQSAAKSATKPAAKSASAISIRQYWAGHQQLRQECRGPELPLDAGALSSSSLEEPRIPVNQHVKKKSNSEGILKKQAVEADLRNKLKHFTDWINPNTKDQGHKECILRCKNEKVAKTKTKKAEKSPPPTRRPMKGAKLEKEEGFFDALQCLDSEFQRQSVQSVQSGQSCFLPLSSGSSKRSPLLTHATQPENPSQVSMCTSAEGTRLPQESTQSRKKELRGSQTSASS; encoded by the exons ATGATGTTGAGCCCTACTTTTATTTTGTGGGATGTTGGATATCCCTTTTACACTTATGGCTCCATCATTATTATTGCATTAATTATTTGgcaagtgaaaaagaaacacCAAGATTTAAAGTTGCAACCTAACAGGAACTGCTGCCGG CGTCACCAGAAAGTCAAACAAAGGACTAAAGAGAAAACACCAAGAG CTAGGAGACATTCCCGGAAAGAAGCTGACAAGCCGTGGGAGCTGCTTTCGATCATGCGAAG CCGGGGCTGGCTCCCTCAGGAGGGGAGTGTGCGGCGGCTCCTGTGTGCAGACCCTTGCTGCCAAACCTGCAACTCTGTGGCTCTGGAGATTCAGCAGCTGATATCGGGTGAGACGACTCTGACCACCCCGACTTCATCGGGGCCATCGCAGGGCTCCTCGTGCCTAGAGGTTTTGTCCATGTCCAGTCTCTCTTTTGATCAGAGTCAGGATTCCCTGCCCTTCAAACAGCTTTCACTTCCATCAGCAACCCGCACAGTGTCACGACTAACAACTCAGAAATCCGTAACCCAGTCAGCTGCCAAGTCAGCCACTAAGCCAGCCGCCAAGTCTGCCAGCGCAATCAGCATCCGCCAATACTGGGCTGGTCACCAGCAGCTGAGGCAGGAGTGTCGAGGGCCAGAGTTGCCCTTGGATGCAGGAGCTCTGTCTTCTTCGAGCCTTGAGGAGCCTAGGATTCCTGTGAACCAGCATGTCAAGAAGAAGAGCAACTCTGAAGGTATTCTGAAGAAACAAG CTGTAGAAGCCGACCTGAGAAATAAGCTGAAGCATTTTACAGACTGGATTAACCCTAACACGAAAGATCAAGGGCATAAGGAATGCATTCTCCGCTGTAAGAATGAGAAAGTGGCCAAAACCAAGACAAAAAAGGCTGAGAAGAGTCCACCTCCCACCAGACGCCCCATGAAGGGAGCTAAGTTGGAGAAGGAGGAGGGCTTCTTTGACGCGCTCCAGTGCCTGGACAGTGAGTTCCAGCGACAGTCCGTGCAGTCCGTGCAGTCCGGCCAGTCCTGTTTCCTGCCCCTCTCCAGTGGCAGCTCCAAGCGCAGTCCTCTGCTGACTCATGCCACTCAGCCAGAAAATCCATCCCAAGTCTCAATGTGCACCTCAGCAGAAGGCACTCGTCTACCCCAGGAGAGTACCCAGTCCAGGAAGAAGGAGCTCAGAGGTTCCCAGACTTCTGCATCCTCCTGA
- the FAM205C gene encoding protein FAM205C isoform X1 yields MMLSPTFILWDVGYPFYTYGSIIIIALIIWQVKKKHQDLKLQPNRNCCRRHQKVKQRTKEKTPRARRHSRKEADKPWELLSIMRSRGWLPQEGSVRRLLCADPCCQTCNSVALEIQQLISGETTLTTPTSSGPSQGSSCLEVLSMSSLSFDQSQDSLPFKQLSLPSATRTVSRLTTQKSVTQSAAKSATKPAAKSASAISIRQYWAGHQQLRQECRGPELPLDAGALSSSSLEEPRIPVNQHVKKKSNSEGILKKQEAVEADLRNKLKHFTDWINPNTKDQGHKECILRCKNEKVAKTKTKKAEKSPPPTRRPMKGAKLEKEEGFFDALQCLDSEFQRQSVQSVQSGQSCFLPLSSGSSKRSPLLTHATQPENPSQVSMCTSAEGTRLPQESTQSRKKELRGSQTSASS; encoded by the exons ATGATGTTGAGCCCTACTTTTATTTTGTGGGATGTTGGATATCCCTTTTACACTTATGGCTCCATCATTATTATTGCATTAATTATTTGgcaagtgaaaaagaaacacCAAGATTTAAAGTTGCAACCTAACAGGAACTGCTGCCGG CGTCACCAGAAAGTCAAACAAAGGACTAAAGAGAAAACACCAAGAG CTAGGAGACATTCCCGGAAAGAAGCTGACAAGCCGTGGGAGCTGCTTTCGATCATGCGAAG CCGGGGCTGGCTCCCTCAGGAGGGGAGTGTGCGGCGGCTCCTGTGTGCAGACCCTTGCTGCCAAACCTGCAACTCTGTGGCTCTGGAGATTCAGCAGCTGATATCGGGTGAGACGACTCTGACCACCCCGACTTCATCGGGGCCATCGCAGGGCTCCTCGTGCCTAGAGGTTTTGTCCATGTCCAGTCTCTCTTTTGATCAGAGTCAGGATTCCCTGCCCTTCAAACAGCTTTCACTTCCATCAGCAACCCGCACAGTGTCACGACTAACAACTCAGAAATCCGTAACCCAGTCAGCTGCCAAGTCAGCCACTAAGCCAGCCGCCAAGTCTGCCAGCGCAATCAGCATCCGCCAATACTGGGCTGGTCACCAGCAGCTGAGGCAGGAGTGTCGAGGGCCAGAGTTGCCCTTGGATGCAGGAGCTCTGTCTTCTTCGAGCCTTGAGGAGCCTAGGATTCCTGTGAACCAGCATGTCAAGAAGAAGAGCAACTCTGAAGGTATTCTGAAGAAACAAG AAGCTGTAGAAGCCGACCTGAGAAATAAGCTGAAGCATTTTACAGACTGGATTAACCCTAACACGAAAGATCAAGGGCATAAGGAATGCATTCTCCGCTGTAAGAATGAGAAAGTGGCCAAAACCAAGACAAAAAAGGCTGAGAAGAGTCCACCTCCCACCAGACGCCCCATGAAGGGAGCTAAGTTGGAGAAGGAGGAGGGCTTCTTTGACGCGCTCCAGTGCCTGGACAGTGAGTTCCAGCGACAGTCCGTGCAGTCCGTGCAGTCCGGCCAGTCCTGTTTCCTGCCCCTCTCCAGTGGCAGCTCCAAGCGCAGTCCTCTGCTGACTCATGCCACTCAGCCAGAAAATCCATCCCAAGTCTCAATGTGCACCTCAGCAGAAGGCACTCGTCTACCCCAGGAGAGTACCCAGTCCAGGAAGAAGGAGCTCAGAGGTTCCCAGACTTCTGCATCCTCCTGA